One genomic segment of Pseudonocardia sp. T1-2H includes these proteins:
- the treS gene encoding maltose alpha-D-glucosyltransferase, with amino-acid sequence MSDTPEAQEEQAHEPSEITYVEHFHPARPRSLRHRARVKLPFARHSVAQDGPATGENPAYVSWLINQSMLSDANEISRQFSGQGSMWQNPFANPGPRQAVETASVWFTAYPLSLITRPGESFLAAMADDAMWEAFSTIGIEAVHTGPVKRAGGISGWQYTPSVDGHFDRISTQIDPAFGTEAEFRTMCGAATWWGGTIIDDVVPGHTGKGADFRLAEMKYADYPGIYHMVEIDQDDWSALPEVPPGKDSVNIDAACEEWLDKAGYIIGPLQRVIFYAEGVKETNWSVTRPVVGIDGVERRWVYLHYFKDGQPSINWLDPSFAGMRMVIGDALHSLADLGSGALRLDANGFLGVEKSAAEGNPAWSEGHPLSEAANHLIASMVRKVGGFTFQELNLTIDDIRITSEAGADLSYDFINRPAYHHALATADTEFLRLTLRTSLELGVDPASLVHAMQNHDELTYELVHWSTGHQHDVYTYKGAEITGGELGDSVRRDLCEHLTGPNAPYNLVFTTNGIACTTATVIAATLGIADLDEIDDIDRIRRAHLLLAMFNALQPGVFALSGWDLCGMLTLPPEEVGDLLDTGDTRWIHRAAHDLMGVNPKATKSAAGMPRGRSLYGTIPDQLADEASFLRQLQAILKVRSHYRIAVSRQVDVPDVSHKGMLVLVHQLDDPAQLQLTVLNFANEPIAGTVHSVELPPGAQVSDMFTGEVIAAVDDLRSFTLELEEHQGMSLLVQRPAEGSAQA; translated from the coding sequence ATGTCGGACACGCCGGAGGCTCAGGAGGAGCAGGCGCACGAGCCCAGCGAGATCACCTACGTCGAACACTTCCATCCGGCCCGTCCCCGCAGCCTCCGGCACCGCGCCCGCGTCAAGTTGCCCTTCGCGCGCCACTCCGTGGCCCAGGACGGCCCGGCGACCGGGGAGAACCCGGCCTACGTGTCCTGGCTGATCAACCAGTCGATGCTGTCGGACGCCAACGAGATCAGCCGGCAGTTCTCCGGCCAGGGCTCGATGTGGCAGAACCCGTTCGCCAACCCCGGCCCGCGCCAGGCCGTCGAGACGGCGTCGGTCTGGTTCACCGCCTACCCGCTCTCGCTGATCACCCGGCCGGGTGAGTCGTTCCTCGCCGCGATGGCGGACGACGCGATGTGGGAGGCGTTCTCCACCATCGGGATCGAGGCCGTGCACACGGGCCCGGTCAAGCGCGCCGGCGGCATCTCCGGCTGGCAGTACACCCCGAGCGTCGACGGGCACTTCGACCGGATCAGCACCCAGATCGACCCCGCCTTCGGCACCGAGGCTGAGTTCCGGACCATGTGCGGCGCGGCGACCTGGTGGGGCGGCACGATCATCGACGACGTCGTCCCCGGGCACACCGGCAAGGGCGCGGACTTCCGGCTCGCCGAGATGAAGTACGCGGACTACCCCGGCATCTACCACATGGTCGAGATCGACCAGGACGACTGGAGCGCGCTGCCCGAGGTCCCGCCGGGCAAGGACTCGGTCAACATCGACGCGGCGTGCGAGGAGTGGCTGGACAAGGCCGGCTACATCATCGGCCCGCTGCAGCGCGTGATCTTCTACGCCGAGGGCGTCAAGGAGACGAACTGGAGCGTGACCCGCCCCGTCGTCGGGATCGACGGCGTCGAGCGCCGCTGGGTCTACCTGCACTACTTCAAGGACGGCCAGCCGTCGATCAACTGGCTGGACCCGTCGTTCGCCGGGATGCGGATGGTCATCGGCGACGCGCTGCACTCGCTGGCGGACCTGGGGTCCGGGGCGCTGCGGCTGGACGCCAACGGCTTCCTGGGCGTGGAGAAGAGCGCGGCGGAGGGCAACCCGGCCTGGTCCGAGGGCCACCCGCTCTCCGAGGCCGCGAACCACCTCATCGCGAGCATGGTCCGCAAGGTCGGCGGGTTCACCTTCCAGGAGCTGAACCTGACGATCGACGACATCCGCATCACCTCCGAGGCCGGTGCGGACCTGTCCTACGACTTCATCAACCGGCCCGCCTACCACCACGCCCTGGCCACCGCGGACACCGAGTTCCTCCGGCTCACCCTGCGCACCTCGCTCGAGCTCGGCGTGGACCCGGCGTCCCTGGTGCACGCCATGCAGAACCACGACGAGCTCACCTACGAACTCGTGCACTGGTCCACCGGGCACCAGCACGACGTCTACACCTACAAGGGCGCGGAGATCACCGGCGGCGAGCTCGGGGACTCCGTGCGCCGGGACCTCTGCGAGCACCTCACCGGCCCGAACGCCCCGTACAACCTGGTGTTCACCACCAACGGCATCGCCTGCACCACGGCCACGGTCATCGCGGCCACGCTGGGGATCGCGGACCTCGACGAGATCGACGACATCGACCGGATCCGGCGCGCACACCTGCTGCTGGCCATGTTCAACGCGCTGCAGCCGGGCGTCTTCGCGCTCTCCGGCTGGGACCTCTGCGGCATGCTCACGCTGCCCCCCGAGGAGGTCGGAGACCTGCTGGACACCGGGGACACGCGCTGGATCCATCGCGCCGCGCACGACCTGATGGGCGTCAACCCCAAGGCGACGAAGTCGGCCGCCGGGATGCCCCGTGGCCGCAGCCTCTACGGCACGATCCCGGACCAGCTCGCGGACGAGGCCAGCTTCCTGCGCCAACTGCAGGCGATCCTGAAGGTCCGCTCGCACTACCGGATCGCGGTCAGCCGCCAGGTGGACGTCCCGGACGTCTCGCACAAGGGGATGCTCGTGCTCGTCCACCAGCTCGACGACCCGGCGCAGCTGCAGCTCACCGTGCTGAACTTCGCCAACGAGCCGATCGCCGGCACCGTCCACTCGGTGGAGCTGCCCCCCGGCGCCCAGGTGTCGGACATGTTCACCGGCGAGGTGATCGCCGCGGTCGACGACCTGCGGAGCTTCACCCTCGAGCTGGAGGAGCACCAGGGGATGTCGTTGCTGGTCCAGCGGCCGGCCGAGGGGTCCGCGCAGGCCTAG
- a CDS encoding LLM class flavin-dependent oxidoreductase, with protein MSDPQNPVHLAPLHVAVALDGAGWHPAAWREPEARPTEFFDARYWTDLVREAERGLLDLVTIEDSFGLQSSNPGRPDDRTDQVRGRLDAVLVAARVAPLTEHVGIVPTAVVTHTEPFHASKAVATLDWVSTGRAGVRVRVSSRPDEAALFGRRTVEPFEPGSADDRPIVDLFDEAADYVEVVRRLWDSWEDDAEIRDAATGRFVDREKLHYIDFEGRHFSVRGPSITPRPPQGQPIVAALAHRTVAYRLVGRSADLGFVTPRDAADARAILAEVRAEQTAAGRADETVHVLGDVVVFLDDDAAAAADRKARLDALLGRELISDARIFVGTPAELADLVLEWREAGLGGVRLRPGGLPHDLEQITRGLVPELQRRGAFRTAYEADTLRGLLGLARPANRYAAV; from the coding sequence GTGAGCGACCCACAGAATCCCGTACACCTCGCCCCCCTCCATGTCGCCGTGGCCCTCGACGGCGCCGGCTGGCACCCCGCCGCCTGGCGTGAGCCCGAGGCCAGACCCACCGAGTTCTTCGACGCCCGGTACTGGACCGACCTCGTCCGGGAGGCCGAGCGCGGCCTGCTGGACCTGGTGACGATCGAGGACTCCTTCGGCCTCCAGTCGTCGAACCCCGGCAGGCCGGACGACCGCACGGACCAGGTCCGCGGCCGGCTGGACGCGGTGCTGGTCGCCGCTCGGGTCGCCCCGCTGACCGAGCACGTCGGGATCGTCCCGACCGCCGTCGTCACCCACACCGAGCCGTTCCACGCGTCCAAGGCCGTCGCGACGCTGGACTGGGTGAGCACCGGGCGCGCCGGGGTCCGGGTCCGGGTGTCGAGCCGGCCGGACGAGGCGGCGCTGTTCGGCCGGCGGACGGTCGAGCCCTTCGAACCCGGCAGCGCGGACGACCGGCCGATCGTCGACCTGTTCGACGAGGCCGCGGACTACGTCGAGGTCGTGCGCCGGCTCTGGGACAGCTGGGAGGACGACGCCGAGATCCGCGACGCCGCCACCGGCCGCTTCGTGGACCGGGAGAAGCTGCACTACATCGACTTCGAGGGCCGACACTTCTCCGTTCGCGGCCCCTCGATCACCCCGCGGCCGCCGCAGGGCCAGCCGATCGTCGCCGCGCTCGCCCACCGCACCGTGGCCTACCGGCTCGTCGGCCGCTCGGCGGACCTCGGGTTCGTCACCCCGCGGGACGCCGCGGACGCCCGCGCGATCCTCGCCGAGGTCCGCGCCGAGCAGACCGCCGCCGGCCGGGCGGACGAGACCGTGCACGTCCTCGGGGACGTCGTCGTCTTCCTCGACGACGACGCGGCCGCCGCCGCGGACCGCAAGGCGCGGCTCGACGCGCTGCTCGGCCGGGAGCTGATCAGCGACGCGCGAATCTTCGTCGGCACGCCCGCGGAGCTGGCCGACCTGGTGCTGGAGTGGCGGGAGGCGGGGCTCGGCGGCGTCCGGCTGCGGCCCGGCGGCCTCCCCCACGACCTGGAGCAGATCACCCGCGGCCTCGTCCCGGAGCTGCAGCGCCGCGGCGCCTTCCGCACCGCCTACGAGGCGGACACCCTGCGCGGGTTGCTCGGCCTGGCCCGGCCCGCCAACCGCTACGCGGCCGTCTGA